Proteins from one Pleuronectes platessa chromosome 16, fPlePla1.1, whole genome shotgun sequence genomic window:
- the fbxl20 gene encoding F-box/LRR-repeat protein 20, which yields MGKEVNGVSRSRFEMFTNSDEAVINKKLPKELLLRIFSFLDVVTLCRCAQVSRSWNVLALDGSNWQRIDLFDFQRDIEGRVVENISKRCGGFLRKLSLRGCLGVGDSALRTFSQNCRNIELLSLNGCTKITDSTCNSLSKFCPKLKHLDLASCTSITNLSLKALSEGCPLLEQLNISWCDQVTKDGIQALVRSCPGLKGLFLKGCTQLEDEALKHIGAHCPELVTLNLQTCSQITDEGLITICRGCHRLQSLCVSGCANITDAILHALGQNCPRLRILEVARCSQLTDVGFTTLARNCHELEKMDLEECVQITDGTLIQLSIHCPRLQVLSLSHCELITDDGIRHLGSGPCAHDRLEVIELDNCPLITDASLEHLKNCHSLDRIELYDCQQITRAGIKRLRTHLPNIKVHAYFAPVTPPPSVGGSRQRFCRCCVLL from the exons ATGGGGAAGGAGGTAAATGGTGTTTCCCGGAGCCGGTTTGAG ATGTTCACAAACAGTGACGAGGCAGTCATCAATAAGAAGCTGCCCAAGGAGCTGTTGCTGCG AATCTTCTCCTTTCTGGATGTGGTGACACTCTGTCGCTGTGCCCAGGTCTCACGG TCCTGGAACGTTCTGGCCTTGGACGGCAGCAACTGGCAAAGAATTGACCTCTTTGACTTTCAGAGGGACATTGAG GGCCGAGTGGTGGAGAATATCTCAAAGCGATGTGGGGGGTTTCTCAGAAAGCTGAGCCTGCGGGGGTGCCTGGGTGTGGGTGACAGTGCCCTGAG GACTTTCTCACAGAACTGCAGGAACATTGAGCTTCTCAGTCTGAATGGCTGCACCAAGATCactgacag CACGTGTAACAGCCTCAGTAAGTTCTGCCCTAAGCTGAAGCACCTGGACCTTGCCTCCTGTACCTCAATCACCAACCTGTCATTGAAAGCTCTCAG TGAGGGTTGTCCCCTGCTGGAGCAGCTCAACATCTCTTGGTGTGATCAGGTCACCAAGGATGGCATCCAGGCCCTGGTGCGCTCCTGCCCTGGGCTCAAGGGCCTTTTCCTCAAAGGCTGCACACAG CTAGAAGACGAGGCTCTGAAGCACATTGGGGCTCACTGTCCCGAGCTGGTCACGCTCAACCTGCAGACGTGTTCG CAGATCACAGATGAGGGCCTCATCACAATTTGCAGAGGTTGTCACCGCCtgcagtctctgtgtgtgtcaggctgTGCAAACATCACAGACGCCATCCTTCACGCCCTGGGACAGAACTGCCCTCGCCTCAG AATATTAGAAGTAGCCCGCTGCTCCCAGCTTACAGATGTGGGTTTCACTACATTAGCAAGG AATTGTCATGAGCTTGAGAAAATGGATTTGGAAGAATGCGTccag ATCACGGATGGAACCCTCATCCAGCTGTCTATCCACTGCCCTCGTTTGCAAGTCCTA AGTCTATCCCACTGTGAGCTGATCACCGATGATGGCATCAGACATCTTGGCAGCGGCCCATGCGCTCACGACCGTCTGGAGGTGATCGAGCTGGACAACTGCCCCCTGATCACAGACGCTTCGCTGGAGCACCTAAAGAACTGCCATAGTCTGGATCGCATCGAGCTCTACGACTGCCAGCAGATCACCCGCGCTGGCATCAAGAGACTAAGG ACTCATCTGCCTAACATCAAAGTGCACGCGTACTTCGCTCCCGTCACTCCGCCCCCCTCGGTGGGGGGCAGCCGTCAGAGGTTTTGCCGCTGCTGTGTCCTGCTATGA